One window from the genome of Metabacillus flavus encodes:
- a CDS encoding thermonuclease family protein gives MKTLVKWFLYFMAICIVLALIISLGLFVLGIGLIVWAVKIHLKNKQIGVRSKAPAMISVLGVLIFFSQFYVNSVVFKEDTVPVAGEEQKTSTSAQTTQVATIEEPKSESEPVKEEPANVEAAASVATPTPKVKVEKEVPKQATVKGINGIVTRVVDGDTIEVKLSDTGKVEDIRMILVDTPETKHPRLGVQPFGKEASKFTTDQLSGKNVVLEKDLTERDKYGRVLAYVWVDGVNFNKRLIEQGYARLAVYQPDVKHLDEFRAAQTKAQKTGKGIWSIEDYVLEDGYNTPEKKKEVAKKEEPKAAVSKVEEKPKDRGSCNIKGNQSGIYHVPGGQYYEVTKAEEMFCSTAEAEAAGYRASKK, from the coding sequence ATGAAGACTTTAGTAAAATGGTTTCTATATTTTATGGCTATCTGCATCGTGCTTGCACTTATAATTTCTTTAGGATTGTTTGTCTTAGGAATAGGACTAATCGTATGGGCGGTAAAAATTCATCTCAAGAATAAGCAAATAGGTGTCAGAAGCAAAGCGCCCGCTATGATATCTGTGTTAGGTGTATTGATATTCTTTAGCCAGTTCTACGTTAATTCAGTGGTTTTTAAAGAAGATACTGTACCCGTTGCGGGAGAAGAACAAAAGACCTCAACATCTGCTCAAACTACTCAAGTTGCCACAATTGAAGAACCAAAATCAGAGTCAGAACCAGTCAAAGAAGAACCTGCCAATGTAGAAGCTGCTGCATCAGTAGCAACTCCAACTCCCAAAGTTAAAGTTGAAAAGGAAGTCCCTAAGCAAGCTACAGTGAAGGGTATTAACGGAATTGTGACAAGAGTTGTGGATGGAGATACAATAGAAGTTAAACTTTCTGATACAGGCAAGGTTGAAGACATTCGAATGATTCTAGTTGATACCCCTGAAACTAAACACCCTAGATTGGGAGTACAACCTTTCGGCAAGGAAGCGAGTAAATTCACTACTGACCAATTGAGCGGGAAAAATGTTGTACTCGAAAAGGATTTAACAGAGCGTGATAAATATGGAAGGGTACTAGCTTATGTTTGGGTAGATGGAGTTAACTTCAATAAGAGGTTGATTGAACAGGGTTATGCTCGATTAGCTGTATACCAACCAGACGTAAAGCATTTAGATGAGTTTAGGGCTGCTCAAACAAAGGCTCAAAAGACAGGTAAGGGTATCTGGAGCATTGAGGACTATGTGCTTGAGGATGGTTACAATACGCCTGAAAAGAAAAAGGAAGTAGCAAAGAAAGAAGAACCAAAAGCTGCTGTATCTAAAGTTGAAGAGAAGCCTAAAGACAGGGGTTCTTGTAATATTAAAGGAAATCAGAGTGGAATTTATCATGTGCCCGGTGGTCAATATTACGAAGTAACAAAGGCGGAAGAGATGTTTTGTTCGACTGCCGAAGCTGAGGCTGCTGGATATAGAGCATCTAAAAAATAA
- a CDS encoding GntR family transcriptional regulator, translating into MKKIYDLELNKSQKLLVYIFKEMDADIAPISVTLDKLTELSKMNRLTVNNSLKELSQLNLISVNYGKGKASNSYMLNID; encoded by the coding sequence ATGAAGAAAATATATGATTTGGAGTTAAACAAGTCTCAAAAGTTATTGGTATATATCTTTAAAGAAATGGATGCGGATATTGCGCCGATTTCCGTCACACTGGATAAGCTAACTGAGTTGAGCAAGATGAACCGTTTGACTGTGAATAACAGTCTTAAAGAATTATCCCAACTCAACCTAATTTCCGTAAATTATGGAAAAGGAAAAGCTTCAAACTCTTATATGCTAAATATTGACTGA